CTGTGCGTATTGAAATTAAGATCAGAGTTCATGATTTCGTTCAATGAATACATaaacttgaactcatttccaaggaAAACGGCCTAGTGTGCGTCTAGGTCAAAAGTGAGTCTGAAGATCATGAATTCGATCAAAAAGGTTCAATGAGCAATGAAAATGATCACAGTTTTTTGTTCATGCTGTAATATGCTTTCGTGCAAATTACCTACCCTGTTCGCCACAGgtctacttaatttaaatacttaacgTGTTTTCTATGGGTTTGGTTTGGAAGTTTGGATAGATTTGGGTGTTCCACTTTATTCacctgttaggctaacatgcgcaccacgagaaaattttgtctacgcatttactagtcttatttgtatgaagaaacacgagataatgcgtagacaaaattttctcgcggggcgcatgttaggcctgCTGGCTGATCAAAGTGGAATCCTACAATTGCACTCAGTCAGTAGGTCAGGtaatcagtggccctaccgcggttgttagacagctacaatgtcacgatcgcaatcatctctgattggttaatgctcgctcactattggccacaatgcattgttgcaacaagaatcgcacaatataatatatatatatatataatatatatatatatatatatatatatatatatatatatatatataatatatatatatatgatataatgattgatgcaggttttagacaatcgccctacaggtctaCCGAATTGAACACCTCAATCTGGAATTTGTGGGTTCCCCCACAAATTCCAGTGGGTTTGTGGGTGGGTCCCAAAATCCAAAATTTGTGGGTGgaagttaataaaaaattaaatgcttTCAACTCAATTTCCAGCGAGCGGGATATTTAAGTCTCCCCACAAATGTAGTGTTTTTTCCTTTCAGATTGTGTATTACTGCCCTACTGGCCATTACAGCGTCACCGGTGGTGTATACTGTGTAGTGGTTAATGTGTACTTTTACTACTGGAcagagcccgcgagggccagaccttcggtatttttttttaaaaagctgaatgtttctctgcgtattggcCCCAAGGAGTAACGATCAGCGATTATGAAgtttcatggtggctttggtatCTTGCGGGCCGAATTGAAAACCTCtcccattttttaaattaggtcggttaaaaatgattgTTGTACTTTTGCAATAATAtatcatatattttattaatagcgattaaagataaaaaataattaatcgtaatcatgaaatttcgatTACAATTTTTAAGGCTCTTCCACACAGGccgattataatatataatatcggttttcggtacattttgtattaggatggtcatgtagttacacactgctgggataataacgccgcaatggaagtaggacgttctgttgtacacaatctctaaactaaactaaaatggcatgtctaaatctattgctatccctttcataatgttgcttgtggaaaaggaaaGCTCTaggtttagacctgttaatttagtttaagagattgtgtactagagaatcggcccattgtgtaactacatgaccatcctaatacaaaatgtactgaaaactgatatcgcaataacgcatgcgatattatcggcagataataacgcggctgtgtgggaGAGCCTTTAAtaattgatgcaagttttacgaATTCGACCTTTCGGATTACAGAAAAATAATCGTACAGACTACAGACTTCGCTCGTATCATGATTTTAGTCGTATCCGGACAGTGATCGTACTAAGACTGGTCGTATCGGAACTGCTCTTATCAGAGTATACCAGTTTATATACAGATCGTACGGGGTACTTCAGTCGATCGAAGTGATCGTACCGGGCCCTAGTCGTATCGGAAAACTATCGTACTGGGCTTTGGTCGTATCAGTGATCGTATCGGGGCTTATCGTACCGGACAATATCATATCGCGGCTGGTCGTATCGTATAGAGGGGATTGTAAAGCTTTCGATGAAATCGGAAAATGATTAAGtcttattgaaaaataatcgcACTCAGGTCGTATCGGAACAAGACAATATATAGGAAAATGACCGTACCGGGACTATGTCGTAGGTATAGGAAAAATTATCGTACTAGGGCTATAGGTAGTCTAGGAAATATAACCGTACCGGGCTAGAGGTAATTTAGGAAAAATGATCGTAACTGGACAATCTTCaggaaaaaaaatcttagtCAGAAATACCGATCGTACCGGGACAAAGGTATAGTAAAAATATTCGTACCGGGACCAGAAGTTTAGGAAAAGGACGGCAGGGAAAAATACTCAGGACAGCCTAGAGTTAACACCCCCCCATGGCTTACCTTGTACCTGCAAACCGTCATCAACCTGAAATACATGAAAGTCTTCAAATCAGACCTGTAGCAGTCTGCAGAATCCTATAAATATAACATTTACACTTACTAGTTACGTTACCAAACGACATTTTACCTTACCATTTACTAAACATACTTTGAACCAACACTTGCCATTACCGACCTGTCTTACCATTACCAACCTCAATGTCAGATTATTACCTTACCAACCTCAACGATTTACCATAACATGAAGACCTTGCCTAGCGTACATAGAACTACTAAGCATGGCCTTCGCAATAACCTGGAACATGACAAATttattacataggtactaaTTCAAATGTACTaaatactaaataaatatacttaaatcgAACTTAAAAATTTCATTCTATAACTAAAACACGTATGATCAAATTCTATTCGGAAAACTGTACTACAAAGATCATACGAGTTGGCAAAGTAGGTAGCTTTCGTCAAAACTGTCAATAGTTGACAAAAACTAGCCCGTTGTACGATGTGTAAACCTACCTTGTGCGTCACCTACTGCGCCGCCTTCGCCCCCTCCAGTAATATTACCATCGCCTGTCGTAGAGCCATCAAAGCCTGGGGACAAAGAGCAGCAACATACAATGGAAAccatcaataaatatttaacctATTAAACGACAAGATTGTAGCAAATATTTACCAGACATTTCCATATTAGAGTCGTCTTCGCCGAAATTCGTTTCATCATTGTTCGTGCCATCGTCATCTTCGTCCCACATACTTTCATTAACAAATTCGGGTTCCATTTTGGGTGCAACAGCGTTATTTTCATCTTCATCGGGTATCGTTACAAATTCCTCTTTCGCAGAACCAGATGGCCCCGCTTCTAAAGGATCGACACATTTCCGTTTCACGGGTCCACTTTGAGATGACGATGAATTATTTGATGCTATTGATGGCCTATTTGGTCTCTTAATTGCTACTGGAGTTGAGGAGGGCTTAGAATCTAAATCAGTCTCTAACTTAGTCATAACAGATTGCCTTTGTTGTGACGACCTCGGGCCTGGCCTCGACGTCGGCTTTGGTTTGGATGGCGTGGAACTTTCTTCATTTTGATTACCGGTTAAACCTTTCACTTGAAGTTGTTCCGCGGTACTAATAAACGACGCTAACTCTTCTTGCTTAACATTAACTTCACCTTGGTACATAAACTGTAATAAGTCTCTAAGCGCAGAATGACTaacatcttttaaaaatactggaACAAAGGAAAACACGTTTAATAACACTTCACAAGACTAAACAAGTCACTTTTAGACAGATTGAATTTAGAAGAAACTTACCTATGGGATGATGAGTGGGGTTCATTTTGAACATTTCTTGAAAATAGGGAGAACATACTGATAAAACTAGTTTGTGGGCCTGTAATAATCTGCCTTCTGCGGCCAAGGTTACGTCAACTAGATCTCCACGCGACAGCAGGCCGTGAAAGCCTGCTGACATATTCGCATGGAAATTGTTCCAACATAATGAAAATTGTTCGTCCGACGCCATGATGGCGGCGACCGTGGTAAAACCCTGaaacaatgaaaaaaaaattattctcaAATTACAAAACAAGAATAGCTtctatgttataaataaaaaacaatgaacacaaaaaaataaaattcaggGAACTCACCTATCCTATAACTTTGTACTTTATAATTCCAATATTAGaaacatttgaaaaaaaatataatgtttctAATGAAGCACTGTTTAACCACTCTTCATCCCACGTCCTCCCAGTTTGAGCGCTGTTAACGTTATGATGACGCAAACGCGACGTGTAGTGTGGCGTCACAGTGTTGTAACTTGAGAACGAATTTGCACaaaatagaaattaattattttaaaagaaagtaAGCAtcatttatgtattattttaaatgttttgtaaatattacTAATTTGCACAATGATCAATATACAAAAGAATATTTATAATCAACTATTTCCTCAGGTAGCATTATTGATCCTATGAGTTTGATAAAGTACGAGGTAGTCTCTGCCTacactattattaaaaaaattaatacgaaaccctaaaaaagtaacaAATTATTCGTTGCTTCGTGTTTTCGTCGTCAAATTATTGGATATTGCAAGCTTTCAATTATGTATTATTCAGCATTATCATATCTGGAAGTCATGAAGCggaatttttacttaaaatcataaaattcttttttaaccGCCTATGGGAGGATTTTAGTTGGTTTCTAgatggtacctaggtatttttcagtacctacctaaggtatATGGGTGAGTGTGTTtagtgtgtatgtatgttgtaTGCTGTTAATGTTCCCTCATAATTtgctaaaatatacctacctagtctacctacctacctaagaaaCAGATAGATAGGTACGTACCTCTGGTAGGTTCTCATTACATTTTGATAAATGAGGTGTCATTATAATTATCTAGCTTTTATCAGCAGCAAAGTCCAAGTGTCATAAGATATAATGTAACGTCTTACCAAATTCACTTTGGTAGACTTTAGAAAAAACCTATGAATAATGAAAACCTACTTGAAGATAACAAAAATACTTAACAacttataagtaagtacaaCTTTTTTTCACTTTCTATGTCAATTAACTGTCTATTCTTTTCAGCAGTGTAAGCAACAGAGCTGAGCTTGTCAGCTGATTAATAAAATACTTTGTTAAATTTCAAATTGATTTGGGATCTCAAgatgttaatattttatattcataatgcatacttatctaaataaatgTATCTAGGTATCTATATCCTTCTTTTACctaataaacaaataaagaTGTAAAACCTGTGGGGTGCTCCAACACTTCTATATAGGAAAATTGATTATTTAAGGAGGTACGTACGTACCTAAAAAGTTAGCCTAGTTCTaaggaaaaaaaatatacaagtattttaaaatacttatagcTTTTGTTAGCGACagtgctttgcctacagttgaatttaaaaaagaattatgaggagatgtaaaatggcggccagaaaagccggagctattgatttgaagcagcgaaaattagaatttataattatgtcttgaagaagttaatagtttagaactaagattgaagtttattatgcattgtctaaatggaataaattcagttcctataagttgagattatttttattacttttatgtaTCTCTCATTCTTTGAACATACtagatactaggtaggtatcaatTTAACCCTAAGAATTCGAACcctagttatttttaatttatgttttcttATTTTCTCGATTTGTATTAGTTAACTACCTACCAAGAAACAATGGATTGTGTGCTCGCGTATTTTACTTTACTGTCACGGACTTTTGATTGGTCTATCGTGACATGGTGACAGAAGTATACATAAACGTGTGCGGGCTGCTGTTATTAACTTTCTACTTAGTTACTTATCTACTTTAGCTGCCTTAAAAAGGTGGCAACCCTAGCCAAGGACATAGAAAATTTTCCCATGCTACAGATCGAAGGTGGGAAAAACATAGGAATTCACGAAATACAAAATATTCTCAGCCCAGTAGAACTCTTCATTTGTTTACGGAACCGATGTTGCCGCAAGAACTGCTGGTTAAGTTTTATGTTTTgtgacttaatttttttaaataaaaccaatATTTAAAGAAAACCAAATATctcttacaaaataataaaattaaaaaacaacctTCTTTTGTATTCCGCCACTACTGACTCAACATAGAAGATCATAACAACCCAAAAATTCAGAAGTAAAGTGATTTGAACTTTAATGCGTTCGTTTAAGGTGGCTATTTCGCTGTAATAGTAATACACATTTGTGTTGCAAGCATAACAGTTTTGCACGTTTTTGTGAAATTTAGGTTGAATGTGCAGTGGTTACGGGTAACTTCAGAAATAACGTTTCAAGTTAGAATTTGAAACAAGAAAATTGATTCGACGACGGTTAAACACTGAAattttcaaatgaaaatgaattgaaAAAACTGTTTTAAGCTATAGCTTATATAGCAAGCTAAGCTGTTTCCGTGCCCTATGTTTTAGGAAAATCATGGGAAAATCACTCTTCATTATCACATTGAAGCTTGCATTGCATTGAAGTCACATTGTGAATGTTTCGGGgtagagcgtagcgaaaccaataattattattaatctatggtttCAGGTTATCATAAGAATATTCttgatgaatatttgaataATGAATGATTGTAtatgaaaatacttatttttcattggaataaatatttatttgttttaaattcaataaaaaaaacactccTAAGTCCTACCGACCCCGATTCACAAAGTAACCTCAAACTGTGGGTAACTTTGTCATAGCATATTTGTAGACCTATGTGTactctgtacctacttattgtaatAATTGCTTTTATCCTTTGGGCTGGGAACATCTAATTCCACAAATCAAACTATGTACAATTTTCGCAAAACTTAACTCCCGCTAGTGTTCACGAATaacattagtaggtaggtagttaagtacctacctattttaggaTGGTTTTGTTTGACTTTTGTATAATCAAGTTAAGTACCTAGTTTGGTACCTAAGTAAGTttacatacctaattaaaattaacattatacAAGTTATGTCATAAGCATGGATTTACTTTAGAATAATTCTTCGGTAATAAGTACCtgtttaggtaagtacctacctgaatAGGTAATTacttatctaattttttttaagtcataCTTTTGTGCTTTGATTTGACAAAGTTATCCCATAGTTTGGGGTAACTTTGTGAATGAAACATTTTTATGCATTTAGCATAAGCACGAACCCGCGCTATCGGTCTTATTCTACCTACCTGAAATAGGAAGTCCTAGGTAGGAAGTAGGAAAGTGTAATCGGCATCGCATTAAGCAAGCTAGGATGCTAGGAATATTCTAGCTAGCAAGAAAGTAAGGTAGCTAACATACTTAATAATTCAGCATCATAGGTagcaaaggaaaaaaggaaggtGTAATAGCATTCCTACTAATCTGCTAGCTTCTCACGACCATCCTCACGGCTATTTAGCCGATTAATTGaagaaaaaagtaggtaggtatattatatagtaggtaACAAGATATTTGCATTTCGGGGACGGACTAAAAACTAATTGCACGCGGATTAAGATGGATGCATATCTACTATCTAGAAAAATAAGAATTTTtctgcaaaaaaataataactgcGTATACTTACTGCAAATATCGGTTTTTAAACTTGCATTCGTGTTTATAACCCcctgtaagtaggtagtacgggttcgattcccgggttgGGCTAAAAATAGTTAGCTACCTATtggatttttctgttaagaaattctcagtaccAGCCGGGAGTTAGAAAATCGGCGGTATGTCACCACCGTAGCTCAGAGAGCTCTCCGGTCCTGTCGAATTTCCGttccatcgggctatgagagtgcACCTGTGAGTTGTGCAAtataatatctcccgcgcagtAGATTCTCTGGAGATTGACtgccgtggccgaaattcggttggcaggacattattattatcaactagcttatgcccgcgacttcgtccgcgtggagtaaacaaattttaaacccctattttacacccttaggctTGATCTattattatgagcttaataaaatatgtcatactgctaattgcaaaaatattaactacaaaacttcaaacttctttcaaacccctattttacccctttaggggttgaattttgaaaaatcctttcttagcggacgcctacgtcataatagctatctgcatgccgaatttcagcgcgatccgtccagtagtttgagctgtgcgttgatagatcagtcagtcagtcagtcacctattccttttatatatatagattttaaaaCGGAACTCCAAAAAGATTAATTTATATCAGCGTGGGTTGCGAATTCCGTTCGCAACTGACAAAACTATGGCACAGTTTTAATCTGAGCCTCAGAGGGTAGGTTTAGTACTAATGATGCTGTgggagtgtgtgtgtgtgttgtccTTGGTCGTGGCGCCGGCGGCGGCTGTGGTGGGCGGAGCGCCCGCGGCCCCGCCGGAGCCTGACGCTGCCGTGGTGTTCACGCAGAGGCAGGGCTTGAGCTGCAGGCTGGAGGGCTTGAAGGACGATCTACGAGGATACTATACCTTTGCTGGCATAAGgtagtttaattttttgaagTATAGCTTCTACAGGTGTGTCGGTTGGGGAGCGTATAGTTTTAGTAGGGTACCTAAAaaatgtaataggtaagtacctacctacttcctaGATTTTCGCCTACAGCTCGGTTTTTAAACTCACATTCGTGTTTTAAAAACCCGAATGCAAGTTTTAGCTACCTGCAGGCTGGAAAGCTTGTAGGACGATGTAAAAgaacgcgacaggccgagatggcgatcggagagggaacgccccgcacacccgcccagCCCGTGCGTTATCCGGGTGCggtcgagcgcgggtgacgtgcgggtgtgtggcgcggccccccacctcataccccaattgccatctcgacctgtcgcgtattatagttaCATTTTAAAGCAAAGCTTTTATAAATGCTTGGGATAGTTTTCATCAGAGCCTTAgagggtaggtagtaggtatttagtagttcgtacctactacctagtactTACCCTACGTCTTGCCATCATCACGAACAATCCCTGCTGGCTCAACGAGTGTagaaattagttttttaaaataaaaatagcgagcaagcgagctgGCGCGTGTCACAACATGAacgtttgcagcaccagaggaaccgccgatgatTTCTTATTGTTACGCTTATTAATAATGTTACAGATATGCCGAACCACCAGTGGGTCAAAGAAGGTTCCAGCGGCCAGTGCGCCAGTACTTGGCCGGCGAGATCAATGCCACGAGGTACTGCGCGCCGTGCCCTCAACTGGACCCTCAAGGGTCAGGGCAGGTTATCGGCCAGGAGGACTGTCTATGTCTCAACGTCTTCGCACCTAAGATGCCAGGGGACGAACAAGGTGTTTTATTAACTaacgtcatttttagggttctatacatcaaaagggaaaaagggcGTTTatgcacttacctactcactagcatataatatataaatttatatgCTAGTAGGTGAGTACGACGTCTTGgaacctgtaggtcgatttacattacattacaatctcaattgttgtgattggcttactttgtgcgattcttgttgcaacaatgcattttggCCAATAGTgggcgagcgtcaaccaatcagaggtgattgcgatcgatCTGCCTATGTAATGCAATAAACCATACCATAGTCGGTCTAGCCGTTTTTATAATACATTCGAGCAACCGCTCATCACAAACGCATATCTAAGTATACTTTACCGCCTTCTTTCCGTTGAGGGTAAAAAATTATCTACTGTCGTAGAAAAACTATAATAGAAAGTTTAGCGTAGCATTTCCAACTATGACGTTTTTCTAGGACACTTCCTGATTCTAAGAGATAACTATTTTTTTGTAGGTAGTCCtgttgttattttcattcatggCGGCAACTACAGAACTGGATCAGCTACACAATATGGAGTAAGAAATTAAGAATTATGTTTTGAGTTATTTATATCTAAATAGTAcgattaatataacaaaattaacaaaaacctCCATAACCTTAACAAAACGCAATTGTTAGGGCTTAACTCAACGAAACGGTAACTCCGTCCACTGATTAACTCATCGATAGGGTTAACCCTATCATTGGTTTTTGAGGAGTTTACACACATAAGAGGGTTACCCTCTTCTTAAGTTTAGCGAATCGATGGGTAACCCCTTCCTTCAATGGAATTAACTCATAATCGAGCTGGTTTGGTCCCGATTATAATGCAGTTTAACTTAAGAACTGATACTGATGATATTTGACTGTGGATAATTTTTCGCAGGGTCAGCATTTAGCCCAAAAGGACACGATTTTAGTGTCAGTGCAGTACCGTCTGGGATCACTCGGATTTCTAAGCACTGCACAGAAAGATGCATCAGGAAACGTTGGCCTATTTGACATTCGTTCCGCCCTTGAATGGGTaagaaagttattttttaaattaggtacatcATGATGTTCAAGAATACCTTGCAGTAATGAGTTCAAATATATCTTACAGTAATAACGTTCAAAGTTGACGACCTACAACTTCAACTGTTGTGACGAGATTTCTTAGAAGTTTCGAATCCGAATCAATTTTATTGTATTGTGTCttcagtttaaattaaaaattggttTATTTTACGTAATGCTGGAAAATAGCCATGCACCCGTGCCGCACCTGAGCAATAGGTATGCTAGCTCTCAACCGGGAGGATgaattatttaagtaatacaATGTCATATTACACTTCTTTGAGCAGTGCCTTGTCCAGTCACGGGCTCCGTGCAACATAAATTAGGCCATATATTCCACTTGTTTATTATAGGTTAAGGAGTATATAGAATTTTTCGGAGGAGACCCATCACGCGTCGTCGTCGCTGGCCATGGTTCTGGAGGCAGTGCAGCGTCACTCGTGGGATTAACTCCTGAAGGAAGATCAGCTGGAGTAGTTGCATTATCTGGGGCCCCTCTATCCCCTGGTGCGATCAGAAATGACACGCAAATTGTGTCCCACGCAGAAGCTGTGGCCGAAAAGACTGGATGTCCCAAAGCTCCTCCTGAACGGTTAATTATGTGCTTGAGGATGTTGCCCATGGAAAAGATTGTACAGGTGATTTTTTTAAGAATGTTACTAGGCATGTTTAAACTTGACCAAACTATCCTCACCCCTAAGTCAGCTAGTGCTAGGAGTTGGTACAGTAATAGTGTACCAAACCAACTTCGGAATTCGGTCTATCCTGTGACTTTTGGGCTATTAAGGTTTCATTATTTTATCAAGAAActgtagtattttttttctaattatgtTTGTGCTTGCTTCACCTCTTGATTGAGTCAAAGAAGTTTGAGAGCATGAATGGTATAGTATTCGTTAGCTGACCCGTTCAGGTGAAATTTGACTGAAAATCCTTTAATGACGTTGGATAGTTTTAAGaccctttatttatttttatttatttgtttattatgtaaatgagcttaaaactaaaacattaaCTTACAATGAAAAGATGTTTACGAAAGACAACAGCTTATCTCTGCTGAAGAAATTTCTTCCAGCAGCTTTTTTTAGAAGGTGACGCTGTACGTTGATATTTCAGtcagtttcttcttttatgtttattgatttgttagtaggtaaataattgctttaaaaatcatcacaattatttattgtttgcaCTTTGCATACAGGTTGATAAGGAAATAAAGGGCGATATGTTGGACACTACTGCATTTCTGGAAGAAATCTCAGGTCGAGAAGGTGAGTAATTTGAAGTTGTGTAGTTTGAGTAAACTTTCAAGTTtgttattttgataattttcaaaattctcttGATATATACCTAGATCtaatcaatacccatattataaatgtgaaagtgtgtttgtttgttcgtttgtggctttattggtttgttagtttgtccttccatcacgtcgcaacggagcaacggatcgaggtgatttcttgcatgggtatagttgaagacctggagagtcaaagagttcccatgaaaTTTTctcgaaaatctaaatccacgcgtagtcgcgggcatcatctagtttttcataaagcccgaattatatatttttaaatagttatatttGTTTGTATTTATACCATGGTAAAACAGTTTCAACATATTTTGCGCATTTGGatggaatattttttaaatgaataggTAGGTTCGATTTGTTTGGGTTACAATCTCTGAAAAAAATGTTGgtttattaggtattattttgcgTTTGTGCTGTATCCAAGTGCGATAGCAGGACCACAGGAAGAGCTGCCCTTATCGTACTCCTACGCTGACTTCTAAACATAGTAGGTACTGCCGTCTGCCGTGATTTTTAAGCcgttataattttgttttgtccTAATATTAGGTTCCTACTATAATCTCTCACTGCATCtaattcctcattgctgagggttgtgacTCGTGACACCCTTCCATGAATCACATATTGGTAGGAGCTATCTTGTCTTAATAATCGGGTGGGTTCTAAATCCAGGACTCGACATAATTACATGATACAACTTGACTCTCAGATTTTACAGTTATTATCTGATGTGTGTGTAAAAACCAAATTTAGACCTCCAAGTCCTAAGTTGGTAACCCATCCAGTTAcagacttgggtcaacgttgcttaacaataataatcaattggtatacgttgtcacaactaggccaaACGTCCTTcaaattaggtatattaatatcaggtgcttacctactatttttattGTTGTTAAGGTTTTTTGTGCTCTCACACTGTGGttgttgttattgttgttaaaactactaaaaatctacttaggtacctatgcaataCAAATACTAAGTCTCAAAACTTGACTTCTAGAGCTTGACGAGACAGAAGCCCTCCTGTGTTAAGCCGGACGAGTCAGCTAGTCTAACAGTTTATCAATCACCTATTCCAGGGTCTGGACCTCGTCCGGAGGGAAAAGACGATGACCGTGGATTACCGCCTTTAGTTGAAGAGGAACCTAATGAATCATTGAAAAAGAAGCGCCAGCGAAGCCCTATGCTGACGGGCGTGGTGTCAGCTGAGACCTCACGAGCTGTATACGGTAGGTAATGCTTTGAACCAGAACTTTTGTAGAATaagcattttattatttctttcatGGCACTTTCATAGTTATTACTAAACTTTTGAgcgcaaaaataaataaataaggacAATAGCAATCGGTATTGTAATAACAATTATGTATAACACTAGGTATTAATAAGGTCTCAGGTTGCTACAATATAATAAACACTTGGTATAGCAGAATACGACACCAAAAAAAACCTTTGAGGGCATTGCTGATGTTTGCTGATTTTTCGCTTATAATAAAACACTCGAagttaatgtacctactcttctattttaaaatagagactattaaa
The DNA window shown above is from Maniola hyperantus chromosome 10, iAphHyp1.2, whole genome shotgun sequence and carries:
- the LOC117986086 gene encoding protein tramtrack, beta isoform-like isoform X25 gives rise to the protein MASDEQFSLCWNNFHANMSAGFHGLLSRGDLVDVTLAAEGRLLQAHKLVLSVCSPYFQEMFKMNPTHHPIVFLKDVSHSALRDLLQFMYQGEVNVKQEELASFISTAEQLQVKGLTGNQNEESSTPSKPKPTSRPGPRSSQQRQSVMTKLETDLDSKPSSTPVAIKRPNRPSIASNNSSSSQSGPVKRKCVDPLEAGPSGSAKEEFVTIPDEDENNAVAPKMEPEFVNESMWDEDDDGTNNDETNFGEDDSNMEMSGFDGSTTGDGNITGGGEGGAVGDAQVGCIVTHRGTKMLVSGGHRFSKERTCGVWTRWQCSVRRRTKCKANIKTIGGTVVKMFLQHNHDVIV
- the LOC117986086 gene encoding modifier of mdg4-like isoform X49, with the protein product MASDEQFSLCWNNFHANMSAGFHGLLSRGDLVDVTLAAEGRLLQAHKLVLSVCSPYFQEMFKMNPTHHPIVFLKDVSHSALRDLLQFMYQGEVNVKQEELASFISTAEQLQVKGLTGNQNEESSTPSKPKPTSRPGPRSSQQRQSVMTKLETDLDSKPSSTPVAIKRPNRPSIASNNSSSSQSGPVKRKCVDPLEAGPSGSAKEEFVTIPDEDENNAVAPKMEPEFVNESMWDEDDDGTNNDETNFGEDDSNMEMSGFDGSTTGDGNITGGGEGGAVGDAQDAIYELNQRGTHCLVIGDYRFRRGYQRNNRILWRCSKRFCPATASTVDTQLVATRYDHNH
- the LOC117986086 gene encoding protein tramtrack, beta isoform-like isoform X8, producing MASDEQFSLCWNNFHANMSAGFHGLLSRGDLVDVTLAAEGRLLQAHKLVLSVCSPYFQEMFKMNPTHHPIVFLKDVSHSALRDLLQFMYQGEVNVKQEELASFISTAEQLQVKGLTGNQNEESSTPSKPKPTSRPGPRSSQQRQSVMTKLETDLDSKPSSTPVAIKRPNRPSIASNNSSSSQSGPVKRKCVDPLEAGPSGSAKEEFVTIPDEDENNAVAPKMEPEFVNESMWDEDDDGTNNDETNFGEDDSNMEMSGFDGSTTGDGNITGGGEGGAVGDAQGAVTVKQKGVSYTVTQRGAPCLILDGFGFVAHKRRGSRVYWACQRRKQDGCMARALTVDGRLIVRCSEHNHLSNVLNTNNIDRIESLIEIVSAKK
- the LOC117986086 gene encoding protein tramtrack, beta isoform-like isoform X10, translating into MASDEQFSLCWNNFHANMSAGFHGLLSRGDLVDVTLAAEGRLLQAHKLVLSVCSPYFQEMFKMNPTHHPIVFLKDVSHSALRDLLQFMYQGEVNVKQEELASFISTAEQLQVKGLTGNQNEESSTPSKPKPTSRPGPRSSQQRQSVMTKLETDLDSKPSSTPVAIKRPNRPSIASNNSSSSQSGPVKRKCVDPLEAGPSGSAKEEFVTIPDEDENNAVAPKMEPEFVNESMWDEDDDGTNNDETNFGEDDSNMEMSGFDGSTTGDGNITGGGEGGAVGDAQDAAWFCTSIYGNPQVRVGQFKFCIASSAGRKKIWRCVNQARGCRAKIVTLYSLFVRIDRDHNHGRPNQIGEDGGSIGDEYEVRY
- the LOC117986086 gene encoding protein tramtrack, beta isoform-like isoform X7; protein product: MASDEQFSLCWNNFHANMSAGFHGLLSRGDLVDVTLAAEGRLLQAHKLVLSVCSPYFQEMFKMNPTHHPIVFLKDVSHSALRDLLQFMYQGEVNVKQEELASFISTAEQLQVKGLTGNQNEESSTPSKPKPTSRPGPRSSQQRQSVMTKLETDLDSKPSSTPVAIKRPNRPSIASNNSSSSQSGPVKRKCVDPLEAGPSGSAKEEFVTIPDEDENNAVAPKMEPEFVNESMWDEDDDGTNNDETNFGEDDSNMEMSGFDGSTTGDGNITGGGEGGAVGDAQVVETLSNMKGDLHFIQTKSGHLQLIYEPYIFVTDSVRSGRTFWRCMEYGKRCRARITSKNNVLKITNPVHNHTDDHMQKIARKYELGEVVTCPSV